The segment GTTACGATCATGGGACACGTCGATCATGGTAAAACATCATTACTAGATTATATCCGTGACTCCAGTGTTACTTCGGGTGAAGCTGGAGGTATTACTCAACACATTGGTGCTTACGATGTAATGACACCATCTGGCAAAAGAGTGGCATTCCTAGATACTCCAGGTCACGAAGCGTTTACAGCGATGCGTGCAAGGGGAGCTAAAATCACAGATATTGTGATCATCGTAGTAGCGGCAGACGATGACGTCATGCCCCAAACCAAAGAAGCTATCAACCACGCACAGGTAGCAGGAGTTCCGATTATCATTGCGATCAACAAGGTGGATAAGCCAACGGCTAATCCTGATAAAATAAAGGAAGCACTTTCTGCAAACAATATCCTTGTAGAGGATTGGGGAGGAAAGTACCAATGTCAAGAAATTTCTGCTAAGACAGGACAAGGTATCGAAGACCTATTGGAGAAAGTATTGCTCGAAGCAGAAGTCCTTGAACTAAAAGCCAACCCCAAGAAAAAAGCAGTGGGTTCTGTCATAGAAGCAACATTGGACAAAGGTCGAGGCTATGTAACAACCATGATGGTACAAAGTGGCACGCTAGCTATAGGCGATGTAGTACTAGCAGGTTCTTACTTCGGCAAGGTCAAGGCGATGTTTGACCACACAGGTAAAAAATTGGCAAAAGCAGGGCCATCTACCCCTGTACAAATGCTAGGTCTAGATGGAGCAGCTCAAGCAGGTGACAAATTCAACGTCATGGAATCTGATAGAGATGCCCGAGAAATTGCAACCAAAAGAGAGCAGATACTGCGTGAGCAAAGTATCAGAACTAAAAAGCATATCACACTGGATGAAATCGGTAGACGTTTGGCTATTGGTTCGTTCAAGGAACTCAATGTCATCGTCAAAGGTGACGTGGATGGATCGGTAGAAGCCTTGTCTGATTCTTTGTTGAAGCTATCAACAAGCGAAGTTCAAGTCAACATCATTCACAAAGGTGTGGGTCAGATTTCTGAATCTGATGTATTGTTAGCTTCAGCATCTGATGCAGTCATCATTGGTTTCCAAGTGAGACCATCAGGCGGTGCGAAGAAAATTGCTGAGAAGGACGAAATTGAGATCAGATTGTACTCAATCATCTACGATGCGATCAACGATGTGAAAGATGCAATGGAAGGTCTGCTGGCACCAACAGTTGAAGAAATCATCACAGGTAACATTGAGGTAAGAGAGGTATTTAAAATCACTAAGGTTGGTACAGTAGCAGGATGTTATGTAACGGATGGTTATGTGAAGAGAGCCAACCATATCCGATTGATCAGAGATGGTATCGTGACCTACGAAGGTGAAATCGGTCAATTGAAACGATTCAAGGATGACGTTCAGGAAGTGAAATACAGCTACGAATGTGGTATCAGCATCAAAGGATTTAATGACATCAAAATCGGTGACGTAATCGAAGGTTACGAAACACGTGAAGTCAAAAGGTCTCTTTAACTAAAGAATAGTGGAAGCAATTGGTCACTTGGCTAATTTTCTTTTTTACTTTTCTTTATCGTGTGTCGTGATTGGATTGTTTTACAAACCATGGGTGGTACTCTGGTGGATGGATCAACAAAATCGGATGATGGTGTTGAAGTATTACGGGACGATTGGTCTCGCAAGTTTCCTAATAAAATATCTCCTCAATTGAACATAGTTTTTCTAAGAGAGGCTATATTTGCAGCTCGAAAAAAGTAGCTAAAGTGCTACACTAAGATAACTGGCCTTGTAGCTCAACTGAATAGAGCACCTGATTACGGCTCAGGAGGTTTCAGGTTTGAATCCTGACAAGGTCACAAAGGTCTGAGTAATACTCAGACCTTTTTTTGTTTCCCGATTCAATAAACCCAAAAGAGGGATCAATCTGGGAATAGAAAAGAATTCTCAAATGAGTTATTTTAAATGACCGAAACTTCTACCGCTATCCAAAAAACTCTTGGAGAGTTGTTTTGGATAATTACCCCTGTTACTTGTCTAATTATGGGATCAACTTCCCTTCAATATAGACTTGATCTCATTGAGCTTGAGCAAGGCCTCTACGGGGGAAATGGTATTGATGTCTAGCTTGCTCAGCAAAGCCAGTACCTCTTCGAAATGAGGGTCTGTCTCAAACATGCTCAGCTGAAAATTGTTCTTCGGCATGGTTTCAATTCTTTCGAGTTGATTTTCCTTGATCTTATCTTTTTCTAAGTGACCCAAAATTTCATTGGCGCGGATGACTACTTCATTGGGCATCCCA is part of the Reichenbachiella agarivorans genome and harbors:
- the infB gene encoding translation initiation factor IF-2, giving the protein MTEGKMVRLNQVARKLNVGIDTVVEFLTEKGHDVERSPNTKISSEQYDLLAKEYAGSAHEKEEASGLVIGNKSGENYVIKAGSPAPEEKKEEEYFVPESSTPTAPPKKEEPKEEKPKEESVILENKLQGIKVVGKIDLDQNKKKPTEEVKAEEPKVESPAPIKEEPKAETKVEAKVEPAVKAEPKPEAKEEPKVEEVKAKEEPKVVAEEKKEVKPATPAPDAPKVEEISTASKPQEFKTIEAKADSLRGLKVLGKIELPSTNKKSDKPVASSDKKDADKKRPRKRISRSKTPGGPQGQGGQGNNAPRTTGGPGNGNGPRGKFGSKDTKKKIVKEELTDKEIQDKIKATLAKLSGGKPNSNVSRSKYRKDKRNAVAEANEERLMQEEEDSKTLKVTEFISANDLASLLDVSVNEVISTCMSLGMFVSINQRLDAESITIIADEFGYNVEFTTHDDDVDVAEEEDSEESLEDRAPIVTIMGHVDHGKTSLLDYIRDSSVTSGEAGGITQHIGAYDVMTPSGKRVAFLDTPGHEAFTAMRARGAKITDIVIIVVAADDDVMPQTKEAINHAQVAGVPIIIAINKVDKPTANPDKIKEALSANNILVEDWGGKYQCQEISAKTGQGIEDLLEKVLLEAEVLELKANPKKKAVGSVIEATLDKGRGYVTTMMVQSGTLAIGDVVLAGSYFGKVKAMFDHTGKKLAKAGPSTPVQMLGLDGAAQAGDKFNVMESDRDAREIATKREQILREQSIRTKKHITLDEIGRRLAIGSFKELNVIVKGDVDGSVEALSDSLLKLSTSEVQVNIIHKGVGQISESDVLLASASDAVIIGFQVRPSGGAKKIAEKDEIEIRLYSIIYDAINDVKDAMEGLLAPTVEEIITGNIEVREVFKITKVGTVAGCYVTDGYVKRANHIRLIRDGIVTYEGEIGQLKRFKDDVQEVKYSYECGISIKGFNDIKIGDVIEGYETREVKRSL